The proteins below come from a single Leptotrichia sp. oral taxon 223 genomic window:
- a CDS encoding lipopolysaccharide assembly protein LapB, whose translation MKLDIKVKLNEGMKKYIYEIWEKMGNEDRTEYDAALENYRKYLLKETVKNPEDVSVVCQLAGVCYLSRKCDGIAILETFLTRNFNILTEDEKFRIYADLAYLCEDMGCMEEEAIDYLEKAIKINSNNADIYYRLVGICFYAKIYQKSLENIEIACKMSDEAKYSYGYALILIKSKEYKKAEKILDNLLIGDSDNIKYHFYIVLCKIYLGNKDTENIEKLLEKIKEFEMLEKTDYEKYLNWLTYEGFNTIDNSNIKDLYYLCGNYEKYCKYAENVNFNLEANYMAPYLYSLKQLNKFEKIDKILKEAEKEIFQNIEEIKTDEEYQKDTTEEELLEMIEDEKQKLKNINLVLKKILNTDFKPKLEIFMFFENECWLLDCPQHLIIDED comes from the coding sequence ATGAAATTGGATATTAAAGTTAAATTGAATGAAGGTATGAAAAAATATATTTATGAAATATGGGAAAAAATGGGAAATGAAGATAGAACAGAATATGATGCTGCACTTGAAAATTATAGGAAATACTTGTTAAAAGAAACTGTAAAAAATCCTGAAGATGTTTCGGTCGTTTGTCAGTTGGCGGGAGTTTGCTATTTGAGTAGAAAATGCGACGGTATAGCAATTTTAGAAACATTTTTGACAAGGAATTTTAATATTTTGACAGAAGATGAAAAGTTTAGAATATATGCTGATTTGGCTTATTTGTGTGAAGATATGGGATGTATGGAAGAAGAGGCTATTGATTATCTTGAAAAAGCAATAAAAATTAATTCAAATAATGCAGACATTTATTACAGACTTGTAGGTATTTGTTTTTATGCTAAAATATATCAAAAATCTCTTGAAAATATAGAAATTGCCTGCAAAATGAGTGATGAAGCGAAATATAGTTATGGATATGCACTGATTTTGATTAAAAGTAAAGAATATAAAAAAGCTGAAAAAATTTTAGATAATTTGTTAATAGGGGATTCAGACAACATTAAATATCATTTTTACATAGTTCTTTGTAAAATTTATTTAGGAAATAAAGATACTGAAAATATAGAAAAACTTTTGGAAAAAATAAAAGAGTTTGAAATGCTGGAGAAAACAGATTATGAAAAATATTTGAATTGGTTGACGTATGAAGGTTTTAACACCATTGATAATAGTAATATAAAAGATTTATATTATTTATGTGGTAATTATGAAAAATATTGTAAATATGCAGAGAATGTTAATTTTAATTTAGAAGCAAATTATATGGCACCGTATCTTTATTCTTTGAAACAATTGAATAAATTTGAGAAAATAGACAAAATATTAAAAGAAGCTGAAAAAGAGATTTTTCAAAACATTGAAGAAATAAAGACTGACGAAGAATATCAGAAAGATACAACGGAAGAAGAACTTTTGGAAATGATAGAAGATGAAAAACAAAAATTGAAAAACATTAATTTAGTGCTGAAAAAAATATTGAATACGGATTTTAAGCCTAAGTTGGAAATATTTATGTTTTTTGAAAATGAATGTTGGTTACTGGATTGTCCACAACATTTGATAATTGATGAGGATTGA
- a CDS encoding Txe/YoeB family addiction module toxin, whose protein sequence is MVEEYKIYILKKANKDKEKIKQFPALKNNVEKLINLIKKNPFQTPPSYEILTKDLKGYYSRRINKQHRLVYEVIEEEKRINIISMWTHYEI, encoded by the coding sequence ATGGTAGAAGAATACAAAATTTATATTTTGAAAAAAGCTAATAAGGATAAAGAGAAAATAAAGCAATTTCCAGCATTAAAAAATAATGTGGAAAAATTAATAAATCTTATAAAGAAAAATCCTTTTCAAACACCACCGTCCTATGAGATTTTAACTAAAGATTTGAAAGGTTATTATTCAAGAAGAATTAATAAACAGCACAGGCTAGTGTATGAAGTTATAGAAGAAGAGAAAAGAATAAATATCATTAGTATGTGGACACATTATGAAATTTAA
- a CDS encoding glycerate kinase, with protein MYRISEVLDHLPHGSFFHATGGAVNMEIKDRLLLIPFESLIGLVLTIVSTIYLEFLEYRLGGKKMKVVISPDSFKESMSAKEVCDCVERGILSIFPEWEIKKVPMADGGEGTLESLIDATNGKIYNEETLNPLGEKIISKYGILGDKNIAIIEMASTSGIELIPSEKRNPYITTTYGTGQLMLKALDHDVERIILGIGGSATTDGGAGMLQALGAKLTDENGREIGFGGFELGKLAKIDFSNLDERLRKVEILVACDVSNPLTGKNGAAHVFGPQKGATPQMVEVLDNNLSHYAKIVKRDLNMEINDVPGAGAAGGLGAGLLTLGGILKKGIEIVIDAADLEEKLKDADLVITGEGGMDKQTIYGKTPFGVAELAKKYNIPVIGIAGNLGNGYEILYDNGFDAIFSIMPGVRTLETALASGSVNVENTVRNIFAALKSIKLK; from the coding sequence GTGTATAGAATATCTGAAGTATTAGATCATTTGCCACATGGAAGCTTTTTTCATGCAACTGGTGGAGCTGTTAATATGGAAATAAAGGACAGACTTTTGCTGATACCGTTTGAAAGTCTGATAGGGCTTGTGTTGACTATAGTTTCAACAATATATTTGGAATTTTTGGAGTATAGATTAGGAGGGAAAAAAATGAAAGTGGTAATATCGCCAGACTCATTTAAGGAAAGTATGTCAGCAAAGGAAGTATGTGACTGTGTAGAAAGAGGGATTTTGTCAATATTTCCAGAATGGGAAATTAAAAAAGTTCCTATGGCTGATGGAGGAGAAGGAACATTAGAATCATTAATAGATGCAACAAATGGTAAAATATACAACGAAGAAACTTTAAACCCGCTTGGAGAAAAAATTATTTCGAAATATGGAATACTGGGGGATAAAAATATCGCTATTATAGAAATGGCTTCAACAAGTGGAATTGAACTGATACCTAGTGAAAAAAGGAACCCTTATATAACAACAACATATGGGACAGGACAATTGATGCTAAAAGCTCTGGATCATGATGTGGAAAGAATTATTTTAGGAATAGGTGGAAGTGCGACGACTGATGGTGGAGCTGGAATGCTTCAGGCATTAGGTGCAAAATTAACAGATGAAAATGGCAGGGAAATCGGCTTTGGAGGATTTGAACTAGGTAAACTGGCAAAAATAGATTTTTCAAACTTGGATGAAAGATTAAGAAAGGTGGAAATTTTGGTAGCATGTGATGTTTCAAATCCATTGACTGGTAAAAATGGAGCTGCACATGTATTTGGGCCTCAAAAAGGTGCAACTCCGCAAATGGTGGAAGTTTTAGATAATAATTTGTCACATTATGCAAAAATTGTAAAAAGAGACTTAAATATGGAAATAAATGATGTTCCAGGTGCAGGAGCGGCTGGAGGGCTTGGCGCAGGACTGCTGACTTTAGGCGGAATTTTAAAGAAGGGGATAGAGATAGTAATTGATGCGGCTGATCTTGAGGAAAAATTAAAGGATGCAGATTTAGTAATAACAGGAGAAGGTGGAATGGACAAACAGACAATTTATGGAAAAACACCTTTTGGAGTTGCAGAACTTGCTAAAAAATATAATATCCCAGTAATAGGAATAGCAGGAAATCTAGGAAATGGTTATGAAATTTTGTATGATAATGGATTTGATGCAATATTTTCAATTATGCCTGGAGTTAGGACATTGGAAACGGCTTTGGCTTCAGGGAGTGTAAACGTCGAAAATACAGTAAGAAATATTTTTGCAGCTTTAAAATCTATAAAATTAAAATAA
- a CDS encoding YARHG domain-containing protein: protein MKKTGIFLLFCLMFIFGTNLLANDYEFGSKGGHIVPMNMSNIAIKSEKLHFKLEKVKRKYGTMNEMIVTVRFVFDSPDAGEKYIGFITPEGGNEEWDNENHFKNFRTVVNGKNVSTIAYRLTDLIPKDVKQLEEVKKYFKEYNEEKAKQEAEYYKRSFVYYFKVNFKKGENVVEHSYQYDGSGGVGYSDFNYVWTTISKWKNQKVDDFEVIIEPGNAFIAIPETKMKNGKEINWKLVGEGNIDYGYKNYYNKDGQYKVLYAKLKNGYLYFKTKNFKPENEFNLVEISHLNGNHIFPEKTKKGFKFRDDLTQAAYNAVSLTAAELKQLSNDDLKIMRNYPYAVAGYDFSDKKLKDYFSKFLWYIPIGKNVELGEYDYEVVNNADKIIKSRGK, encoded by the coding sequence ATGAAAAAAACGGGAATATTTTTATTATTTTGTTTAATGTTTATTTTTGGCACAAATTTACTAGCAAATGATTATGAATTTGGATCAAAAGGTGGACATATTGTGCCGATGAACATGTCTAATATTGCAATAAAAAGTGAAAAACTTCACTTTAAGCTGGAAAAAGTAAAGAGAAAGTACGGAACAATGAATGAAATGATTGTAACTGTAAGATTTGTATTTGACAGCCCTGACGCAGGGGAAAAGTATATTGGGTTTATTACTCCTGAAGGCGGGAATGAGGAATGGGACAATGAGAATCATTTCAAAAATTTTAGAACGGTTGTAAATGGAAAAAATGTAAGCACAATTGCGTACAGATTAACTGATTTGATTCCAAAAGATGTAAAGCAGCTTGAAGAAGTTAAAAAATATTTTAAGGAATACAACGAGGAAAAGGCGAAACAGGAAGCTGAATATTATAAAAGAAGCTTTGTTTATTATTTTAAGGTAAATTTTAAAAAAGGTGAAAATGTAGTTGAACATAGTTATCAGTATGATGGAAGCGGCGGTGTTGGATATAGCGACTTTAATTACGTATGGACAACTATTTCAAAATGGAAAAATCAGAAAGTGGATGATTTTGAAGTAATTATTGAGCCTGGAAATGCCTTTATTGCAATACCTGAGACAAAAATGAAGAATGGAAAAGAGATAAACTGGAAATTAGTTGGAGAAGGGAATATCGATTACGGATACAAAAATTATTATAACAAGGATGGGCAGTACAAAGTTCTTTATGCAAAATTAAAAAATGGCTATTTATATTTCAAGACAAAGAATTTTAAACCTGAAAATGAATTTAACTTAGTAGAAATATCACATTTAAATGGAAATCATATCTTTCCTGAGAAAACGAAAAAAGGCTTTAAATTTAGAGATGACTTGACACAGGCGGCATACAATGCAGTATCCTTGACAGCAGCTGAATTAAAGCAACTTTCTAATGATGATTTGAAAATAATGAGAAACTATCCTTATGCAGTAGCAGGATATGATTTTTCTGATAAAAAATTAAAAGATTATTTCTCAAAATTCTTGTGGTATATTCCAATTGGAAAAAATGTGGAATTAGGAGAATATGACTATGAAGTTGTTAATAATGCGGATAAGATTATAAAAAGCAGGGGAAAATAG
- a CDS encoding type II toxin-antitoxin system Phd/YefM family antitoxin, whose amino-acid sequence MTNTNATNLRKNLFSYLESAIDYNDVINVNTKKGNAIIISEAEYNGLLETLYLLSDPTMKEKIEVAKKASDEDYEVFEW is encoded by the coding sequence ATGACAAATACAAATGCAACTAATTTGAGAAAAAATTTATTTTCTTATTTAGAATCGGCAATTGACTATAATGATGTTATCAATGTGAACACTAAAAAAGGAAATGCTATTATCATTAGCGAAGCTGAATATAATGGTTTATTAGAAACTCTATACCTGTTATCAGATCCAACAATGAAAGAAAAAATTGAAGTGGCAAAAAAGGCTTCTGATGAAGATTACGAGGTTTTTGAATGGTAG
- the purD gene encoding phosphoribosylamine--glycine ligase: MKILIVGAGGREHAIAWKLSQNEKVEKIFIAPGNACVEMLPNAESVNLGSIDEYISFAKDNNVELTVVGSEELLVQGIVDEFHKNGLKIFGPDKKAAILEGSKAYSKDFMKKYGIKTAVYEIFDDSEKAKEFLNSWKDFPVVIKASGLAAGKGVIIAQNLNEAIKAVEDIMVDEKFGNAGNQVVIEEFLDGVEASILSFTDSKVIVPLLSAKDHKKIGEDETGLNTGGMGVISPNPFVTDEIFDKFKSDIMDPTLKGIQAEGMDFAGVIFFGLMITKKGVYLLEYNMRMGDPETQAVLPLLENDLLELIEKSFDKKLSDVKVSWKPLHSCCVVAAAGGYPESYKKGDEITGVLDFKETADNKVFICGAKVEDGKLLTNGGRVLNAVALGNTLEEAQKKAYKLLNSINFKGMYFRKDIGGRL, from the coding sequence ATGAAAATATTAATTGTGGGTGCTGGTGGAAGAGAGCATGCAATTGCTTGGAAACTTTCTCAAAATGAAAAGGTGGAGAAGATTTTTATAGCTCCAGGAAATGCCTGTGTGGAAATGCTGCCAAATGCAGAAAGTGTGAACTTGGGCTCAATTGATGAGTATATTTCATTTGCGAAAGATAATAATGTGGAATTGACAGTTGTGGGAAGTGAGGAATTGCTTGTTCAAGGAATTGTGGATGAATTTCATAAAAATGGACTGAAAATATTTGGGCCTGATAAAAAGGCTGCGATTCTTGAGGGAAGTAAGGCTTATTCTAAGGATTTTATGAAAAAATACGGGATAAAGACAGCAGTTTATGAAATTTTTGATGATTCAGAAAAAGCCAAGGAATTTTTGAATAGCTGGAAAGATTTTCCTGTGGTTATAAAGGCTAGCGGGCTTGCAGCAGGAAAGGGAGTTATTATTGCTCAAAATCTAAATGAAGCTATTAAGGCTGTGGAAGATATAATGGTTGATGAGAAATTTGGAAATGCTGGAAATCAGGTTGTAATCGAAGAATTTCTGGATGGAGTAGAGGCTTCGATTTTATCGTTTACAGACAGTAAAGTAATTGTACCGCTATTGTCAGCAAAGGATCATAAAAAGATTGGAGAAGATGAAACTGGGTTAAATACAGGAGGAATGGGAGTTATCAGTCCGAATCCTTTTGTTACGGATGAAATTTTTGATAAATTCAAATCAGATATAATGGATCCGACTTTGAAGGGAATACAGGCTGAAGGGATGGATTTTGCAGGAGTAATTTTCTTTGGACTTATGATTACTAAAAAAGGTGTTTATCTACTTGAATACAATATGAGAATGGGAGATCCAGAAACTCAGGCGGTATTACCACTTCTAGAAAATGACTTGCTTGAATTAATAGAAAAATCTTTTGATAAAAAATTATCGGATGTTAAAGTTAGCTGGAAACCATTACATTCATGCTGTGTAGTAGCCGCTGCTGGAGGCTATCCAGAAAGTTACAAGAAAGGCGATGAAATTACAGGAGTTCTTGACTTTAAAGAAACTGCTGACAACAAAGTGTTTATCTGCGGAGCAAAAGTTGAAGACGGAAAACTGTTGACAAATGGCGGAAGAGTGCTAAATGCCGTAGCTTTGGGAAATACATTGGAAGAAGCGCAGAAAAAGGCGTATAAACTTTTGAATAGTATAAATTTTAAGGGAATGTATTTTAGAAAAGATATTGGTGGAAGACTTTAA
- a CDS encoding toxin-antitoxin system YwqK family antitoxin, with protein sequence MRYYFFEKNSKVQNYLGKVMMLVAALMISTISFGVKLGTVKGLSRLSNYNKLKDVDVNAITNLQISKNGEVINPSTNFAGVGIANHKGKIIGVYFYKNGKWNGKSYIYYDNGQVYLENENKNGKSEGEGKAYYDDGQLQSARIYKDDIILLLKKYKHDGSLDFTYTQTSGYNGIMTYHKREGNTETVEKVEASYKIQNNERTLIVSIIFTKNGAFQVYNNKGRLIRDGVYRNDEIVTSNKVDKFSGFILQDGTYKVNVEDRDYFFQTLKDFKMKGLTEEFYKGTVELFGSKPYCSSIGMLFVHYRIFKDDPVTDIIGSYLLKISRDAKKTAKKYTELNDNDFLVKYYKTNCKVPSESKLSFVENLEVSKEFESNRNPKEIREFFKNPVIK encoded by the coding sequence ATGAGATATTATTTTTTTGAAAAAAATTCAAAAGTACAAAATTATCTAGGAAAAGTAATGATGTTAGTAGCAGCTCTTATGATAAGCACGATTTCATTTGGAGTAAAATTGGGAACGGTAAAGGGACTTTCAAGATTGAGTAATTATAATAAACTTAAAGATGTTGATGTAAATGCTATAACAAATCTTCAGATAAGCAAAAATGGAGAAGTAATTAATCCTAGTACAAATTTTGCTGGAGTTGGAATTGCTAATCACAAAGGAAAGATAATAGGAGTTTACTTTTATAAAAATGGTAAATGGAATGGAAAAAGTTATATTTATTATGATAATGGACAAGTTTATTTAGAAAATGAAAATAAAAATGGGAAAAGTGAAGGAGAAGGAAAAGCATACTATGATGATGGGCAACTACAATCAGCAAGAATTTATAAAGATGACATAATACTACTTTTAAAGAAATATAAACATGACGGAAGTTTAGATTTTACATATACTCAAACTTCTGGATATAATGGAATAATGACATATCATAAGCGAGAAGGAAATACTGAAACTGTAGAAAAAGTTGAGGCTTCGTATAAAATACAAAATAATGAACGGACTTTGATTGTATCAATTATATTTACTAAAAATGGGGCATTTCAAGTTTATAACAATAAAGGAAGATTGATTCGAGATGGAGTTTATAGAAATGATGAGATTGTAACTTCAAATAAAGTGGACAAATTTTCAGGATTTATTTTGCAGGATGGAACTTATAAAGTGAATGTTGAGGATAGAGACTACTTTTTCCAGACATTGAAGGATTTCAAAATGAAAGGATTAACTGAAGAATTTTATAAGGGAACTGTTGAACTTTTCGGGAGCAAGCCTTACTGTTCTTCAATAGGAATGTTATTTGTTCACTATCGTATATTTAAAGATGATCCTGTTACAGATATTATAGGCTCATATTTATTAAAAATATCCAGAGATGCCAAGAAAACTGCAAAGAAATATACTGAATTAAATGACAACGATTTTCTTGTGAAATACTACAAGACTAATTGCAAGGTTCCTTCTGAAAGCAAGTTAAGTTTTGTTGAAAACTTGGAAGTTTCTAAAGAATTTGAATCTAACAGGAATCCAAAAGAAATAAGGGAATTTTTTAAAAATCCTGTAATTAAGTAA
- a CDS encoding AAA family ATPase, producing the protein MIILIMGASHTGKTKLAQKLLEKYKYPYLSIDHLKMGLIRSGHTELTAMSSDEELTDLLWPIISEMIKTAIENKQNLIVEGCYISFDWKKDFEKEYLENIRCICLVMSENYINKHFNDIKKYANVVESRIDDSYCTLESVLRDNERVLKLCKIHNIDYTLIDEEYQFDIEL; encoded by the coding sequence ATGATAATTTTAATAATGGGAGCTTCTCATACCGGAAAAACAAAACTGGCACAAAAATTACTTGAAAAATATAAGTATCCGTATTTGTCTATTGATCATTTAAAAATGGGACTTATCCGAAGTGGGCATACTGAATTGACGGCTATGAGCAGTGATGAGGAATTAACAGATTTGTTATGGCCAATTATTTCGGAAATGATAAAAACGGCTATTGAAAATAAGCAGAATCTTATTGTCGAGGGATGTTATATTTCGTTTGACTGGAAAAAAGATTTTGAAAAAGAATATTTAGAAAATATAAGATGTATTTGTTTGGTTATGAGTGAAAATTACATTAATAAGCATTTTAATGATATAAAAAAATATGCAAATGTTGTTGAAAGTAGAATAGATGATAGTTATTGCACATTGGAAAGTGTTTTGAGAGATAATGAAAGAGTGTTAAAATTATGTAAAATTCATAATATTGATTATACGCTTATTGATGAAGAGTATCAATTTGATATTGAATTGTAA
- a CDS encoding M48 family metallopeptidase, which translates to MKQTQKEWARYIQDEIQKNDSYDNYKHAFIEYKDYLEKCLLKNPRDVEKVCQLAIAYFTVYQDGKKSVNVLEEFLKKYSKDLNDDEKAVIYQDLADLYEKDAYDDKKCKYYLTKLIEMGKQSAVVWEVLGEYYLKRKKYKKALECFQEMEKFSDEKEIEDDYNYGITLFYCGYFEKSKEMLLRCYEKEPESAGILYALALCLHYTDDKKLAEPILDKMLEKVSLEKYYYDEQILFEELIDLYYLCEEYDRCVLVFEKEIDELDWEEHFYYNMRFSFYFYSLKKLGSFKKAENKLSELIQKHNKYIEKIEVGEIYDKKYWSEEEIDEFIEEEKNEIKKVLGIYKKIMNSNYKPENTRINLEKMYKTCYLVDCPMHQKLD; encoded by the coding sequence ATGAAACAAACACAAAAAGAATGGGCAAGATATATTCAGGATGAAATCCAAAAAAATGATAGTTACGATAATTATAAGCATGCATTTATTGAATATAAGGATTATTTGGAGAAATGTCTTTTGAAAAATCCACGAGATGTAGAAAAGGTATGTCAGTTAGCGATAGCCTATTTTACGGTATATCAAGATGGAAAAAAGAGTGTGAATGTATTAGAGGAGTTTTTGAAAAAATATTCAAAAGATTTAAATGATGATGAGAAGGCTGTTATTTATCAGGATTTGGCTGATTTATATGAAAAAGATGCTTATGATGATAAAAAGTGTAAGTATTATTTGACAAAATTAATTGAAATGGGGAAACAATCGGCGGTTGTATGGGAAGTATTGGGAGAATATTATTTAAAAAGAAAAAAATACAAAAAGGCACTTGAATGTTTTCAGGAAATGGAAAAATTTTCAGATGAGAAAGAAATAGAAGATGATTATAATTATGGGATAACGTTGTTTTATTGTGGTTATTTTGAAAAATCGAAAGAAATGTTATTGAGATGTTATGAAAAGGAACCTGAAAGTGCGGGAATTTTATATGCATTGGCACTGTGTTTACATTATACAGATGATAAAAAATTGGCTGAGCCAATTCTGGATAAAATGTTAGAGAAAGTGTCGTTAGAGAAATATTATTATGATGAGCAAATTTTATTTGAAGAACTTATAGACTTATATTATTTATGTGAAGAATACGATAGGTGTGTCTTGGTTTTTGAAAAAGAGATAGATGAACTTGACTGGGAAGAACATTTTTATTATAATATGCGTTTTTCATTTTATTTTTACAGTTTAAAAAAATTAGGAAGCTTTAAGAAAGCAGAAAACAAATTATCAGAATTGATTCAAAAACATAATAAGTATATTGAAAAGATTGAAGTTGGAGAAATTTATGACAAAAAATACTGGAGTGAAGAAGAGATTGATGAATTTATTGAAGAAGAAAAGAATGAAATAAAAAAGGTTTTGGGGATATATAAAAAGATAATGAATAGTAATTATAAGCCTGAAAATACAAGAATAAATTTAGAAAAAATGTATAAAACTTGCTATTTAGTTGATTGTCCAATGCATCAGAAATTAGATTAG
- a CDS encoding heavy metal translocating P-type ATPase — MKTNECTLFIEGIDCPNCAAKIERKLNTLQRIKAATVDFLGKRVIVESENFSRDELAEFIQAEVNKIENGVKISTKKLHAHSHSHSHAHAHSHAHGEEDTDKIKKKLLIGGILFVLGIFIPKPLFIPKLAIFLASYFIIGGDVLLSALKNILKGQVFDENFLMAIATIGAFAIGEYPEGVAVMLFYQLGELFQGIAVNNSRKSIIALMDIRPDYANLKTDTGIKKVNPEKIKVADIIVVKPGEKVPLDGKIINGNSTFDTSALTGESLPREAKTGDNVLSGFINKTGLVEIEVAKVFSESTVSKILNLVENASSKKSKTENFITKFAKYYTPAVVITALIIAIFPPLLIPDAVFTDWIYRALIFLVVSCPCALIISIPLGFFGGIGGASKHGILIKGANYLEALNDVESVVMDKTGTLTKGVFKVTEINVENNVKINDFENNKTDLIQPLLLKYAAHIEKFSNHPIAQSIVSEYENSATKTDESIVKDFEEISGFGIKANINNHQILAGNSKLMNLENIKFTEKENLGTVIYIAFDGQYIGNILISDEIKADSPKAIKGMKVNGIKEIVMLTGDNNAIGKNIAQKLGIDKVFAELLPNEKVEKLEEIYKTKREKGKVVFVGDGINDAPVLARADIGIAMGGVGSDAAIEAADVVIMNDEPSKIVTAMKIAKKTKTIVWQNITLAFAVKLIVLILGLFGEATMWEAVFADVGVALLAVLNATRVLKYKVNENY, encoded by the coding sequence ATGAAAACTAATGAATGTACGCTGTTTATTGAAGGGATAGACTGCCCTAACTGCGCTGCTAAGATTGAACGCAAATTAAATACATTGCAAAGGATTAAGGCGGCTACTGTTGATTTTCTTGGGAAAAGGGTTATTGTGGAGTCTGAGAATTTTTCACGGGATGAACTGGCAGAATTTATTCAGGCTGAAGTGAATAAAATTGAGAACGGAGTAAAGATTTCTACCAAAAAACTTCATGCTCACAGCCATAGCCATTCACATGCCCATGCCCACTCCCATGCTCATGGAGAAGAAGATACTGATAAGATTAAGAAAAAATTGTTAATTGGCGGAATTTTATTTGTTTTAGGAATTTTTATTCCAAAACCTTTGTTTATTCCTAAATTGGCTATCTTTCTAGCAAGCTATTTTATAATCGGTGGTGATGTTCTGCTTTCTGCGTTAAAAAATATTTTAAAAGGACAAGTTTTTGATGAGAATTTTCTTATGGCGATTGCGACAATTGGAGCATTTGCTATTGGTGAATATCCCGAAGGTGTGGCTGTTATGCTGTTTTATCAGCTTGGAGAACTGTTTCAAGGCATCGCAGTTAATAATTCAAGAAAATCTATTATAGCGTTAATGGATATTCGTCCTGATTATGCAAATCTTAAAACTGATACTGGAATAAAAAAAGTAAATCCTGAAAAAATCAAAGTTGCCGATATTATTGTGGTAAAACCAGGAGAAAAAGTGCCTTTAGATGGAAAAATTATAAATGGAAATTCAACTTTTGACACTTCTGCACTAACAGGAGAATCATTGCCACGTGAAGCTAAAACTGGAGATAACGTCCTAAGCGGATTTATAAATAAAACAGGGCTTGTGGAAATCGAAGTTGCAAAAGTATTTTCAGAATCAACTGTTTCCAAAATACTTAACTTAGTGGAAAATGCGAGCAGCAAAAAATCAAAAACAGAAAACTTTATTACAAAATTTGCAAAATATTACACTCCGGCAGTTGTAATCACGGCCTTAATTATAGCGATTTTCCCTCCACTGTTAATTCCAGACGCAGTATTTACAGATTGGATTTACCGTGCTTTGATTTTCCTTGTTGTATCTTGCCCATGTGCCTTGATTATCTCTATTCCATTAGGATTTTTTGGTGGAATTGGTGGTGCTTCAAAACATGGTATTCTGATAAAAGGGGCAAATTATCTGGAAGCGTTGAACGATGTGGAAAGTGTCGTTATGGATAAAACTGGAACTTTGACAAAAGGTGTGTTCAAAGTTACTGAAATTAATGTTGAAAATAATGTAAAAATAAATGATTTTGAAAATAATAAAACTGATTTGATACAACCCTTACTGTTAAAATATGCAGCACACATTGAAAAATTTTCAAATCACCCTATTGCACAGTCAATAGTTTCTGAATACGAAAATTCTGCTACGAAAACTGATGAAAGCATCGTAAAAGATTTTGAAGAAATTTCAGGATTTGGAATAAAAGCTAACATAAATAACCATCAGATCTTAGCTGGAAATTCTAAATTGATGAACTTAGAAAATATTAAATTTACTGAAAAAGAAAATTTAGGAACTGTAATCTACATTGCATTTGATGGACAATACATTGGAAATATCCTAATTTCTGATGAAATAAAAGCAGACTCTCCAAAGGCAATCAAGGGAATGAAAGTAAACGGAATCAAGGAAATTGTAATGCTTACTGGCGATAACAATGCAATTGGTAAAAATATCGCCCAAAAACTTGGGATTGATAAAGTTTTTGCTGAACTGCTTCCAAATGAGAAAGTTGAAAAACTGGAAGAAATTTACAAGACTAAAAGGGAAAAAGGAAAAGTTGTATTTGTCGGAGATGGAATAAATGACGCTCCTGTACTTGCCAGAGCCGATATTGGAATCGCAATGGGAGGTGTCGGAAGTGATGCCGCCATCGAAGCTGCCGATGTTGTAATAATGAACGATGAACCTTCAAAAATAGTAACTGCTATGAAAATAGCCAAAAAAACTAAAACAATCGTATGGCAAAACATCACTTTAGCATTCGCTGTAAAATTAATCGTTCTAATTCTAGGACTTTTTGGGGAGGCAACAATGTGGGAAGCTGTATTTGCCGATGTCGGTGTTGCCCTACTTGCTGTATTAAATGCAACTAGAGTTTTGAAATATAAAGTAAATGAAAATTATTAA